Proteins encoded together in one Quercus lobata isolate SW786 chromosome 3, ValleyOak3.0 Primary Assembly, whole genome shotgun sequence window:
- the LOC115982654 gene encoding methyl-CpG-binding domain-containing protein 9-like isoform X3, which yields MQELREFIAENHGILEDGWRVELSYCQNRKKIFPVYCAPDGNKFPSMFDVARHLGLVLDCLSVEPEGTSDRFAFWRKRLHLCRRKESMYSKAKNLDRFQENLRSFHGEVSLGIGTEVNQACRLKDNSGTTETPSSEDNEGCAVGQLQEGLPIQFEDFCILSVGEVDPRPSYHNTSQIWPIGYRSSWHDRITGSLFVCDISDGGDSGPVFKVQRFSCSARPIPIGSTVISKPGFGLHNAEGKVESDDSTTFVIIDDDDINIQMILFDHSPPQLDHDRLAGSGNISNEVCNLQTMNSLQTESNFFPQSPRKYTAVNSGVIDNIGEFLVEGRSSISVWKMVSQTLADACRNVYKKTGLCKFCCKDAVPIMWSSCLHSESTKSDDSLAKFCYISGPINIPCCIQSDDELITTCEALVKWLDQDRFGLDMEFVQEFIEQLPGVHACSEYKFLNERCDISKLRTVGSGFLLVKRKTGMQSEKEADGFLKGCKRSRKRAFEESVKKDCSPPGKPVSLKLPADSIGDVLQSWELLCRFSEVLGLEEPLSFKELEEELINGYSFITRRTLTKVHCSLLKVLLGELQVKVAAFVDPNSDVVGSKFRRGRKKDADYLISVKKSMLDMLPVDELTWLELARRYILTVSFMHGNLDSTEIIGRESCRVLQCLRGDGGLISDSNVEVAGREADTLLLAEATKQIFGSAHSVDNGSSVEHKKSDTIVGCKTVTVNNGETPEWAQALEPVRKLPTNVGARIRNCVYSALEKDPPEWAKKVLEHSISKEVYKGNASGPTKKAVLSILAEVCGEDPQQKPNRKRKDKCVNTVSDVIMKQCRNVLHLAAAADKKMVFGSVLGGSLNISDDDDDDEGLLQSPSMLSRPLDFRIIDMKLTSGAYGGSHDAFLEDVREVWRNIRTACGDQADLIHLAETLSQKFEVLYKKEVLNFVPKLVDNETGGCSSAEAKNKMGDINECARENPKARSDEGVCKLCGVNKDDKNVLLCDTCDSGYHTYCLNPPLAKIPHGNWYCPSCVTGNCITQGSSQSTEVISRFRKKRCQREFNHRFPKALAHLVTTMAMKEYWEYTVEERIFLLKFLCDEVLNSAKIREHLEQCASMSADLQQKLHSLSSEWRNLKLREEVVAAQVGKVNQSTLNGVGNSVTEEVAIVRTSYRKLMGQLLSRSSCMSPFSTNMNTLEDGLGWPVPNDSSKQPCWLYSKSSSEKHSTSSGSQIVKMHDVEFQKNQLSFGKNGFISENSICRMMPSSEKDSYSRQNMLPFSIPQQQKAKPSGANVTWSNFEGKQDLENGSVDGSRVPYCEFLRGHLSSDTIRTHVAEHVHAVHINSGNLFPSYRGVIQPAVNESQAKNLKASFLKNEITVLQDSIACLESQLLKVSLRKDFLGRDSAGRLYWGFSWLGTPPWVVIDGTMLVLQKKIEKQGTSLPSSSTLRCPFGTGSVLSSEGLDISNPYMYVHNDNTTFPWISFQSDTEIEELIQWLRDTHPLERDLLGAILQWQNIRYKDSNEAINCVQGVDQPTSSRPDNSEELVNSNAIGASIVLEKKFGACLKSESSIPMKQSWKAEVKFSEKMCRCDCLELIWPSRCHCYSCHQSFSTSEELKRHDNGMCHPSVPTSGNKVNGSVLKGKGMMMTETSLGECSNEIGLSRVSGSVMHEVGVEFNKITEELACPFDIEEISTKFITKDSNKELVQEIGLIGSNGVPSFVPSTSPFLDDPTLKLEPSWKNEGKQGGNSKNIENQLQHSVEGKMKINGRQGKFSINSTRRFAKNGKFEGSMKGVKSPFLKNSDLRVVNCSIICESSSRPIIGRAVQLLRQLKMNLLDMDAALPEEALKPSMAGLDKRHAWRVFVKSAKSIMEMVQATIVFEEMIKTEYLRNGRQYWSSLSAAARIATISSLALHICTLDASLVYEKPLPSSSPTVIENLGSESDIKILTCSNPLDTPMTSCKPVQKTFGVDLTDNANPSSKRSKKRKDSGG from the exons ATGCAAGAACTGAGAgaatttattgctgaaaatcATGGCATACTCGAGGATGGTTGGCGAGTAGAATTAAGCTATTGtcagaatagaaaaaaaatctttcccGTTTACTGTGCCCCAGATGGAAATAAGTTCCCTTCAATGTTTGATGTTGCCCGTCATCTTGGGTTGGTACTAGACTGCCTCTCTGTAGAACCTGAGGGCACAAGTGATAGATTTGCTTTTTGGCGCAAAAGATTGCATTTGTGCCGGAGAAAAGAGTCTATGTATTCAAAAGCGAAGAATTTGGATAGATTCCAAGAAAATTTGAGAAGTTTTCATGGAGAGGTCTCATTGGGCATTGGGACTGAGGTTAATCAGGCCTGCAGGTTGAAGGATAATTCAGGAACCACAGAGACTCCATCATCAGAGGATAATGAAGGCTGTGCTGTTGGGCAGCTTCAG GAAGGACTCCCAATTCAGTTTGAAGACTTCTGTATTCTTTCTGTGGGGGAGGTTGATCCCCGACCCTCATATCATAATACTAGCCAGATCTGGCCAATAGGCTATAGATCCAGCTGGCATGATAGGATTACCGGGTCTCTTTTTGTGTGTGATATCTCAGATGGTGGAGATTCTGGTCCAGTTTTCAAGGTTCAAAGATTTTCATGTTCTGCACGGCCTATTCCTATTGGATCAACAGTAATCTCCAAGCCAGGCTTTGGCTTACACAATGCTGAAGGTAAAGTGGAAAGTGATGATTCAACTACTTTTGTTAtaattgatgatgatgatataaATATTCAGATGATATTGTTTGATCATAGCCCTCCACAACTAGATCATGATAGGTTAGCAGGTTCTGGGAATATTTCAAATGAAGTCTGCAATTTGCAGACAATGAATAGTTTGCAAACAGAGTCAAATTTCTTTCCTCAAAGTCCTAGGAAATATACAGCTGTGAACTCTGGGGTGATAGATAATATTGGTGAATTCTTAGTAGAAGGGAGATCATCAATTTCAGTATGGAAAATGGTATCTCAAACTTTAGCAGATGCTTGCCGCAATGTATACAAGAAGACTGGTTTATGTAAGTTTTGCTGCAAGGATGCTGTCCCTATAATGTGGTCATCATGCTTGCACTCTGAGAGTACAAAAAGTGATGATTCATTGGCTAAGTTTTGCTATATTTCTGGCCCTATTAACATCCCATGTTGTATTCAAAGTGATGATGAGCTCATTACTACTTGTGAAGCACTGGTGAAGTGGTTAGACCAAGACCGATTTGGACTAGATATGGAATTTGTGCAAGAATTTATAGAACAGCTTCCTGGGGTACATGCCTGTTCAGAATATAAGTTCCTTAATGAAAGATGTGACATATCAAAATTACGAACTGTTGGAAGTGGGTTTCTTCTTGTCAAAAGGAAGACTGGTATGCAAAGTGAGAAAGAAGCAGATGGTTTTCTCAAAGGCTGTAAAAGATCTAGGAAGCGGGCATTTGAAGAATCTGTCAAGAAAGATTGCTCTCCTCCTGGCAAGCCAGTTAGCTTAAAGCTTCCTGCTGATTCAATTGGTGATGTTCTTCAG TCTTGGGAGTTACTTTGCCGTTTCTCTGAAGTTTTAGGGCTGGAGGAACCTTTATCATTCAAGGAACTTGAAGAGGAACTTATAAATGGCTATTCCTTTATTACTAGGAGAACTTTGACGAAGGTTCACTGCTCACTCCTAAAAGTGCTACTAGGTGAACTGCAGGTCAAGGTGGCAGCATTTGTAGATCCTAATTCTGATGTTGTAGGATCTAAGTTTAGACGGGGAAGGAAGAAAGATGCAGACTACCTGATTTCTGTCAAGAAATCCATGCTTGACATGCTCCCAGTTGATGAACTTACATGGCTAGAATTAGCTCGAAGGTACATTTTAACTGTTTCATTCATGCATGGTAACCTTGACTCTACGGAGATCATTGGCCGTGAGAGTTGCAGAGTGTTGCAGTGTTTGCGAGGTGATGGTGGACTAATCTCTGATTCTAATGTGGAAGTGGCTGGAAGAGAAGCAGATACACTG CTGCTTGCAGAGGCTACAAAGCAAATCTTTGGCTCAGCACACAGTGTCGATAATGGTTCAAGTGTTGAACACAAGAAGTCTGATACAATTGTTGGTTGCAAAACAGTTACAGTGAATAATGGTGAAACTCCTGAGTGGGCGCAAGCTCTGGAACCTGTTAGAAAGCTACCCACTAATGTTGGAGCTAGAATTAGAAACTGTGTTTATAGTGCTCTGGAGAAAGATCCCCCAGAATGGGCAAAGAAGGTACTGGAGCATTCAATAAGTAAGGAAGTTTACAAGGGAAATGCTTCAGGGCCTACCAAG AAAGCTGTGCTCTCAATACTGGCAGAGGTGTGTGGTGAAGACCCGCAGCAGAAACCCAATAGAAAGAGGAAAGACAAGTGTGTTAACACTGTATCTGATGTGATTATGAAACAATGCCGAAATGTGCTTCACCTAGCCGCAGCTGCagataaaaaaatggtttttggtAGCGTGCTTGGAGGATCACTTAATatttctgatgatgatgatgatgatgaggggCTTCTTCAATCTCCTTCAATGTTGTCACGTCCTTTAGACTTCAGAATTATTGATATGAAATTGACTTCTGGGGCATATGGTGGATCACATGATGCTTTTCTTGAGGATGTTCGAGAG GTTTGGCGTAACATTCGAACTGCTTGTGGAGATCAGGCAGATTTGATCCATTTGGCTGAAACATTATCCCAAAAATTTGAAGTACTTTATAAAAAAGAG GTTCTCAATTTTGTCCCAAAACTTGTGGATAATGAAACTGGAGGATGCTCAAGTGCTGAAGCAAAAAACAAGATGGGAGATATTAATGAATGTGCAAGAGAGAATCCCAAGGCTCGTTCAGATGAGGGTGTCTGTAAATTGTGCGGTGTGAATAAGGATGATAAGAATGTGTTGTTGTGTGATACGTGTGATTCGGGGTATCATACATATTGCTTAAATCCTCCACTTGCCAAAATTCCTCATGGAAACTGGTATTGTCCTTCTTGTGTGACTGGTAATTGTATCACTCAAGGATCTTCACAAAGTACTGAGGTCATTAGCAGGTTCCGGAAAAAGAGATGTCAAAGAGAGTTCAATCACAGATTTCCAAAAGCTCTGGCCCATTTGGTAACCACAATGGCGATGAAGGAGTACTGGGAATACACCGTAGAGGAG AGGATTTTTCTTCTAAAGTTCTTGTGTGATGAGGTGCTGAACTCTGCTAAAATTCGGGAACACCTAGAACAGTGTGCCTCTATGTCTGCTGATTTGCAGCAGAAACTGCATTCACTATCTTCAGAATGGAGAAACCTGAAGTTGAGAGAAGAAGTTGTGGCTGCCCAAGTGGGGAAAGTGAACCAAAGCACGCTCAATGGTGTTGGAAATTCTGTAACAGAAGAAGTTGCTATAGTGCGTACAAGTTATCGTAAATTGATGGGGCAACTACTTAGTAGAAGCAGTTGCATGTCGCCCTTCTCCACTAATATGAATACTTTGGAAGATGGATTAGGGTGGCCTGTGCCAAATGATTCCAGTAAACAACCATGTTGGTTATATTCAAAAAGCAGTTCAGAGAAACATTCTACCAGTAGTGGTAGTCAAATTGTCAAGATGCATGATgttgaatttcaaaaaaatcaactatCTTTTGGTAAGAATGGTTTTATATCTGAGAATTCTATATGTCGTATGATGCCTTCCAGTGAAAAAGATTCATACAGTAGGCAAAACATGCTACCCTTTTCCATTCCTCAACAACAGAAAGCTAAGCCTAGCGGAGCAAATGTCACATGGAGTAATTTTGAAGGAAAGCAGGACTTGGAAAATGGCAGTGTTGATGGTTCAAGGGTGCCTTATTGTGAATTTCTAAGAGGTCATCTCTCATCAGATACCATTAGAACCCATGTAGCTGAACATGTACATGCAGTGCACATTAACAGTGGGAATTTGTTTCCCAGCTATCGTGGCGTCATTCAACCTGCTGTGAATGAATCACAAGCCAAGAACCTCAAGGCAAGCTTCCTCAAGAATGAGATTACTGTTTTGCAGGATTCAATTGCCTGTCTAGAATCACAACTTCTGAAGGTATCATTGCGGAAGGATTTTCTGGGCAGGGACTCTGCTGGCCGGCTCTACTGGGGCTTTTCCTGGCTGGGTACGCCTCCATGGGTGGTTATTGATGGGACTATGTTAGTGCtgcaaaagaaaatagaaaaacagGGAACTTCATTGCCTAGCAGTTCAACTTTGAGATGTCCTTTTGGAACTGGGAGTGTTTTGAGTTCTGAAGGACTTGACATATCTAATCCTTATATGTACGTGCACAATGATAACACAACTTTTCCATGGATTTCTTTTCAATCTGACACTGAAATTGAAGAACTAATTCAATGGTTGAGGGATACTCACCCACTAGAGAGAGACCTATTAGGTGCTATTTTACAGTGGCAAAATATAAGATACAAGGATTCCAATGAAGCAATAAATTGTGTTCAGGGTGTGGATCAACCAACTTCGTCAAGGCCCGATAACAGCGAAGAACTTGTAAATTCTAATGCTATTGGGGCTTCGATTGTACTGGAGAAGAAGTTTGGTGCTTGCTTGAAATCAGAATCTTCCATTCCTATGAAGCAGAGTTGGAAGGCAGAAGTAAAATTTTCAGAGAAAATGTGCCGATGTGACTGCCTAGAACTCATATGGCCTTCTAGATGCCATTGCTACTCATGCCACCAATCATTCTCCACTAGTGAGGAACTCAAGAGGCATGACAATGGAATGTGCCATCCAAGTGTGCCTACCTCTGGGAACAAGGTGAATGGTAGTGTCTTGAAGGGGAAGGGGATGATGATGACTGAAACCTCACTGGGGGAGTGCTCTAATGAAATAGGTCTTAGTAGAGTGTCGGGAAGTGTAATGCATGAGGTTGGGGTTGAGTTTAATAAAATCACAGAGGAGTTGGCTTGCCCATTTGACATTGAGGAGATAAGTACCAAGTTTATCACTAAAGACTCTAATAAGGAATTGGTACAGGAAATAGGACTTATTGGTTCAAATGGTGTTCCATCATTTGTACCAAGCACATCTCCTTTCCTGGATGACCCCACCTTAAAGTTAGAGCCTTCTTGGAAAAATGAGGGGAAGCAAGGTGGTAATTCCAAGAACATAGAAAATCAGCTGCAACATTCAGTGGAAgggaaaatgaaaatcaatgGGAGACAaggcaaattttccattaaCTCGACTAGAAGATTTGCCAAGAATGGGAAATTTGAGGGATCTATGAAAGGAGTTAAATCTCCTTTCttgaaaaattcagatctgagGGTTGTGAACTGCTCCATAATTTGTGAATCTTCATCAAGACCCATTATTGGCAGGGCAGTTCAGCTTCTTAGGCAGCTCAAAATGAACTTGCTCGATATGGATGCTGCCCTTCCTGAGGAAGCTCTGAAACCATCAATGGCTGGTTTGGATAAAAGACATGCCTGGCGTGTGTTTGTTAAATCTGCCAAGTCAATAATGGAG ATGGTTCAAGCAACTATTGTATTTGAGGAAATGATAAAAACTGAGTACCTGAGGAATGGAAGGCAGTATTGGTCATCCCTCTCTGCTGCAGCCAGGATTGCTACCATCTCCTCCCTTGCTCTTCACATATGCACCTTAGATGCTTCCCTTGTTTATGAGAAGCCTTTGCCAAGTTCCAGTCCTACTGTGATTGAAAATCTGGGCAGCGAATCAgatataaaaattttgacttgTTCAAATCCTTTAGATACTCCAATGACAAGTTGCAAGCCAGTCCAGAAGACTTTTGGTGTAGATTTAACAGATAATGCCAACCCAAGTAGCAAAAGAAGCAAGAAAAGGAAAGATTCAGGGGGATGA